A DNA window from Niabella yanshanensis contains the following coding sequences:
- a CDS encoding ABC transporter substrate-binding protein: MINGRTFYIAALWRAHRPATKPGRGQADAKLPAHHAVRGRTTSVVLLIACTLLFVTCTNKSKSGKKIFHYNEYTGIASLDPAFAKNQSTMWPAHQLFNTLVEIDDSLNIKPSIATHWDISDDKRVYTFYLRPDVLFHNDACFPQGRGRRLVAADVVFSLSRIMDPATASPGAWIFNGKADSIQPFKALSDTTFQLRLLQPYQPILGILSMQYCSIVAPEAVQLYGKEFRQHPVGSGPFKFVKWEEGQALIFGKNENYFEKDSTGNRLPYLDGVKISFKDSRATEFLLFRQGQLDFINELDPSFKDEVLTKKGILRNIWKDKIELQTQPYLNIEYLGILVDSTNPIVKNSPLRLKKIRQAINYGFDRRKMILYLRNSLGTPAESGFVPTGLPSFNDSIVTGYTYHPGKAAQLLKEAGFPGGKGLTPVKLLTISIYADFGNFIARQLEEIGIPVQVEVVQKSLLFEMTSGSKAAFFRGGWIADYPDAENYLSVFYSKNPAPPNYTRYNNPAFDKVFEQAIKETNDSIRYALYRQADQIVINDAPVVPLWYDKVIRLVQKNVTGFSPNALNLLELRKTRIN; encoded by the coding sequence TTGATAAACGGTCGTACCTTTTATATAGCGGCTTTGTGGCGTGCCCACCGCCCGGCTACAAAGCCGGGCCGGGGTCAGGCTGATGCAAAGTTACCGGCCCACCATGCTGTTCGCGGGCGGACCACAAGCGTAGTACTGCTAATAGCCTGTACATTACTATTCGTCACCTGCACGAATAAAAGTAAATCGGGGAAAAAAATCTTCCACTACAACGAGTACACCGGCATTGCATCGCTTGACCCCGCATTTGCCAAAAATCAATCTACTATGTGGCCGGCCCACCAGCTGTTTAATACACTCGTGGAAATTGACGACAGTCTGAATATCAAACCTTCTATTGCTACGCACTGGGATATTTCTGATGACAAAAGAGTTTATACTTTTTATTTAAGACCCGACGTCCTGTTTCACAATGATGCCTGCTTCCCGCAAGGCAGGGGACGGCGATTGGTTGCTGCCGACGTGGTATTTAGTCTCAGCCGTATTATGGACCCGGCCACTGCGAGTCCGGGCGCATGGATCTTTAATGGCAAGGCAGACAGCATTCAGCCATTTAAAGCGTTAAGCGATACCACTTTTCAACTCAGGCTGCTACAGCCTTACCAACCGATACTGGGCATCCTATCCATGCAGTATTGCTCGATAGTGGCGCCCGAAGCGGTTCAGCTATATGGCAAAGAATTCAGGCAGCACCCTGTAGGTAGCGGTCCCTTCAAATTTGTAAAATGGGAAGAAGGTCAGGCTTTGATCTTTGGAAAAAATGAAAACTATTTTGAAAAAGATAGTACCGGCAACCGGTTACCGTATCTCGACGGTGTTAAAATAAGTTTTAAAGATAGCCGGGCTACCGAATTTCTTTTATTCAGGCAGGGACAGCTCGATTTCATCAATGAGCTTGATCCCAGCTTTAAAGATGAAGTACTCACCAAAAAAGGAATACTGCGCAATATATGGAAGGACAAGATAGAGCTGCAGACACAACCTTATTTAAATATAGAATACCTGGGTATTTTGGTTGACAGCACCAATCCCATCGTAAAGAATTCGCCGCTCAGGTTAAAAAAGATCCGGCAGGCTATTAACTATGGTTTTGACCGTCGCAAGATGATCCTATATTTAAGAAATTCCTTAGGCACTCCTGCCGAAAGTGGCTTTGTGCCGACGGGTCTCCCTTCATTCAACGACTCGATAGTAACAGGATACACTTACCATCCGGGTAAAGCCGCACAGCTATTAAAAGAGGCAGGCTTTCCGGGTGGAAAGGGGCTGACACCGGTGAAGCTGTTAACCATTTCTATTTATGCCGACTTTGGGAATTTTATAGCCAGACAACTGGAAGAAATAGGCATCCCCGTGCAGGTAGAAGTGGTACAAAAATCATTACTCTTTGAAATGACATCCGGTTCTAAAGCCGCTTTCTTCCGCGGCGGGTGGATTGCAGATTATCCGGATGCTGAAAATTATCTCTCCGTTTTTTATTCAAAAAACCCCGCTCCTCCTAATTATACCCGGTACAATAACCCGGCTTTCGATAAGGTATTTGAACAGGCCATAAAGGAAACCAATGATAGCATCAGGTATGCATTGTACAGGCAGGCAGATCAGATAGTAATTAACGATGCCCCTGTTGTGCCTTTATGGTATGATAAAGTGATCCGTCTGGTGCAGAAAAACGTTACCGGCTTCTCTCCCAATGCATTAAATCTTTTGGAGCTCCGAAAAACCCGAATTAATTAA
- a CDS encoding M1 family metallopeptidase, producing MFKNCSKILVLFFIAISVLPAQAQLGVSNKSFTRQDTLRGSNGAGRMGWDVLRYDISIMPNFSSRTITGKNTITFYDTGAKLMQVDLQEPMLIDSVIFNGKLLPQRREGNAYWVEFRSPRLKYKIKPGPREITIYFHGTPKAAKNAPWDGGWIWSKDEKGRDWISVACQGLGASVWYPCKDYQGDEPDKGASLAVTVPDTLVAVGNGRLAGEQKNADGTATWTWQVKNPINNYNIVPYIGKYVNFKDKMKGEKGELDLDYWVLDYNLEKAKKHFEVVKPMITCFESWMGPYPFYEDSYKLVDAPHLGMEHQSAVAYGNKYGMGYLGKDLSGSGWGLKFDFIIVHESGHEWFANNITSKDIADMWIHESFTNYSETLFTECEFGKKAGSEYVIGTRKNIANDIPIIGVYGVNEEGSGDMYYKGGNMLHTIRQVIDNDALFKNILRGLNKDFYHQTVTTQQVERYMNQKSKKDLSKIFDQYLRTTRIPELQYKVEGDNLVYKWSNTVKGFNMPVLLANGRWLHPSETVQKISLKEAGGKMNVVPDFYITVKEI from the coding sequence ATGTTTAAAAACTGTTCCAAAATACTTGTTTTATTTTTTATAGCCATATCTGTCTTACCCGCACAGGCACAGCTAGGGGTTTCTAATAAAAGCTTTACCCGCCAGGATACATTGAGAGGCAGTAATGGTGCGGGCCGGATGGGTTGGGACGTATTACGTTATGATATTTCAATAATGCCCAATTTTTCATCAAGGACTATTACAGGGAAAAATACTATTACATTTTACGATACCGGTGCAAAGTTGATGCAGGTTGACCTGCAGGAGCCAATGTTGATTGATAGTGTGATATTTAATGGAAAGCTCCTGCCGCAGCGAAGAGAGGGGAATGCGTATTGGGTGGAATTCAGGAGTCCCCGGTTAAAATATAAAATAAAGCCAGGTCCGCGGGAGATCACCATTTATTTTCATGGAACGCCGAAGGCGGCAAAGAATGCCCCCTGGGATGGAGGCTGGATCTGGAGCAAGGATGAAAAGGGGCGCGACTGGATCAGCGTGGCCTGCCAGGGGCTGGGCGCCAGTGTATGGTATCCGTGTAAAGATTACCAGGGAGATGAGCCTGATAAGGGCGCGTCTTTAGCTGTTACAGTGCCAGATACTCTGGTAGCTGTAGGTAATGGTCGCCTGGCGGGAGAGCAAAAAAATGCCGATGGTACAGCTACCTGGACCTGGCAAGTGAAAAATCCCATTAATAACTATAATATCGTTCCATACATAGGCAAATATGTGAACTTTAAGGATAAAATGAAGGGCGAGAAGGGCGAACTGGACCTGGACTACTGGGTGCTGGATTATAACCTGGAAAAAGCTAAAAAGCATTTTGAAGTGGTAAAGCCCATGATCACCTGCTTTGAAAGCTGGATGGGGCCGTATCCCTTTTATGAAGATAGCTACAAACTGGTGGATGCGCCACATTTAGGTATGGAGCACCAAAGCGCTGTAGCTTATGGTAATAAGTATGGGATGGGGTACCTGGGTAAAGATTTGAGTGGAAGCGGATGGGGATTGAAATTCGATTTTATTATTGTTCACGAAAGCGGGCACGAATGGTTTGCGAACAATATTACATCCAAAGATATTGCTGATATGTGGATACATGAAAGCTTTACCAATTACAGTGAAACCCTGTTTACGGAGTGTGAGTTTGGTAAGAAAGCCGGCAGCGAATATGTGATAGGGACCCGTAAAAATATTGCTAACGATATACCCATTATTGGTGTTTACGGGGTAAACGAAGAGGGAAGTGGAGATATGTATTATAAGGGGGGCAATATGCTGCATACCATCAGACAGGTAATTGACAATGATGCTTTGTTTAAAAATATTTTACGAGGCTTAAATAAGGATTTCTATCATCAAACGGTAACTACGCAACAGGTAGAGCGTTATATGAACCAGAAAAGCAAAAAGGACCTGAGCAAGATCTTTGACCAATACCTCCGCACGACCCGTATACCTGAGCTGCAGTATAAAGTAGAAGGGGATAACCTGGTGTACAAATGGAGCAACACTGTTAAGGGCTTTAATATGCCGGTGTTACTTGCTAATGGACGTTGGCTGCATCCCTCGGAAACCGTTCAGAAAATAAGCCTCAAAGAAGCGGGAGGCAAAATGAATGTAGTGCCTGATTTTTACATCACCGTTAAAGAAATCTGA
- a CDS encoding oligosaccharide flippase family protein, giving the protein MSAKIRRQSIVSSLVVYCGFLVGLVNVFLFTRNGAFNPEQYGLYNMFIAAGIFLSSLGSLAMPSYLHKFFPFYQSNLDPEDNDQLSWALLIGLLGCVLVAIGGWLFKGLVIQKFGSSSALFVTYYKWLFPFVFGLILYGILEAYGWVLHKSVLTIFIREVEWRLLITVILVLFSLGFIKSFDTFVILYSFTYLILFVTLLVYLFYRKRIHFSFRVSRVTKKFFKKIATFCLFIFSASVVSSLSGIFDTIVIASVMPDGLESAAIFSLAQLMASIVQAPQRGIIAASIPHLSLAWKSKNLNSILTIYKRSSINLLLAATILFVLIFLNYRHAVSTFDLQKEYMLGFIPFIFLGLTRIIDLGTGVNREIIGTSNFWRFELISNIILLLFMLPLSYILTKQFGIIGPSIAGLVSTFVYNLVRIIFLWRKFKLFPFTLKSVYVVSLAVVNLVVTWLLFDSWNGLTGLFVRTAFALIVFVAGIFLLKPSPDIKPVLDTILDRIIPPRRKRN; this is encoded by the coding sequence ATGAGTGCAAAAATCAGGCGGCAAAGCATTGTCTCTTCCTTGGTAGTTTACTGCGGCTTTCTAGTTGGCCTGGTGAATGTTTTCCTGTTTACAAGAAATGGAGCATTCAATCCCGAACAGTACGGATTGTACAATATGTTTATTGCGGCCGGGATATTTTTGTCGTCGCTGGGTAGCCTGGCTATGCCATCTTATCTTCATAAATTCTTTCCGTTTTATCAAAGTAACTTAGATCCCGAAGATAACGACCAGTTGTCATGGGCTTTATTGATAGGGTTATTGGGCTGTGTGCTGGTGGCTATCGGAGGATGGTTGTTCAAAGGGTTGGTTATTCAAAAATTCGGCTCTTCTTCTGCTTTATTTGTTACCTATTACAAATGGTTGTTTCCCTTTGTTTTTGGTCTGATCTTATATGGTATCCTGGAAGCTTACGGATGGGTACTGCATAAGTCTGTTCTTACAATTTTTATCCGTGAGGTAGAATGGCGTTTGTTAATCACAGTCATACTGGTATTGTTTTCATTGGGCTTTATCAAGAGCTTTGATACCTTTGTTATACTTTATTCCTTTACCTATCTTATTCTTTTCGTTACATTATTGGTATACCTGTTTTATAGAAAGAGAATCCACTTTTCTTTTAGGGTTAGCAGGGTTACAAAAAAGTTCTTTAAAAAGATAGCTACTTTTTGCCTGTTTATATTTAGTGCAAGTGTTGTATCGTCTTTGTCAGGCATATTCGATACTATAGTTATTGCATCTGTTATGCCTGATGGCCTGGAAAGTGCCGCCATATTTTCGCTGGCCCAGCTAATGGCAAGTATTGTTCAGGCGCCACAGCGCGGTATTATCGCGGCCTCTATTCCCCACTTGTCACTTGCATGGAAAAGCAAGAACTTAAATTCAATACTAACTATTTATAAGCGATCATCTATCAACCTTTTGTTGGCTGCTACGATATTATTTGTATTGATTTTTCTGAATTATAGACATGCCGTATCAACTTTCGATTTGCAAAAGGAGTATATGCTAGGGTTTATTCCTTTCATTTTTTTAGGTCTTACGCGTATTATTGATTTGGGAACTGGTGTTAACCGGGAAATAATAGGGACTTCTAATTTCTGGAGATTTGAGCTGATCAGTAATATAATATTATTACTATTCATGTTGCCATTAAGCTATATTCTTACCAAACAGTTTGGAATTATAGGACCCAGCATTGCTGGGCTGGTATCGACTTTTGTTTATAATTTAGTACGCATTATTTTTCTTTGGAGGAAATTCAAATTGTTCCCATTTACACTTAAGTCTGTGTATGTGGTGAGTCTTGCAGTAGTAAATTTGGTAGTTACCTGGCTGCTATTTGACAGCTGGAACGGACTGACAGGCTTATTTGTAAGAACAGCTTTCGCACTCATCGTTTTTGTGGCCGGCATTTTTTTACTAAAACCCTCTCCTGATATTAAACCTGTTTTGGATACTATTCTGGACCGGATCATTCCTCCCAGGCGCAAAAGGAATTAA